One Ostrea edulis chromosome 2, xbOstEdul1.1, whole genome shotgun sequence genomic region harbors:
- the LOC125678161 gene encoding guanine nucleotide exchange factor VAV2-like isoform X30, which yields MATDEWRHCTDWLVRCNILPDEHKATQPDASAFDLAQALRDGVLICHLLNNLSPNSVDVKDFSQRPQLSQFLCLKNIRIFLQTCQSVFGLSTADLFDPFDLFEVKDFRKVLTTLSKLSKTPLARRKSSGFPPEQTAHRPSRRFNPDDEEDIYGNLPDLALRHDLDDNEEIYDHVYQEDDDEIYEDLCTRRHRRESSVSELPPPVTKRDYCVKELHDTEKNYVDALRMVQQHFIKPLKDIISSADREVIFAHIEKLLEIHKKFQSELQEACISGNPKIGDVFVKYKKSLLVYGNYCSDMPKAQERLEDVIKKNDQIRCQIEVCEKKANEGKFKLRDLLHVPMQRVLKYHLLLRELIKQSGKQADDKDTLEMGLEAMMDLSLYVNEVKRDNETLQLINEIQNSIGDLQMPANTTLKDYGRLQKDGELKVKNHTDNKIRIRYIFLFDKVMLMCKARMVDRLFSGESYSFKEAIILAVYKVHDQQPANRETQRRGEKWNSSFIMAKKDGSNAFSFFAKTEDMKAKWIDAIRLALENASPPQGINYVMHTFEEPTECTVCGKLLRGVFFQGYKCTDPGSDISVHKECIGKPPNAGNSRVPPIPARAIGQVRALCDYNGNPNPGAGRPPLCFRKDDVIKLLNNDAQWWKGQLNGEEGWFPSQLVQEETQRIRRKPSYLDVKIKPKNENGTPCIVSPPRPHSPANNISYVNMDSDGTSSHLKGYKWFVGPMDRDTANRRLTNMPNGTFLIRVSENPGRKGELSLSIRYDNQVRHIRVEKNTEGLFYLADTKFFSSLPELVEFYQDNSLADSFPGVDTTLKFPFKSQAGGGANSRILGYAEAVYDYAATATSQLSLCRGDKVAILSKTGSDKGWWKGEHCVTGKNGYFPLAYVREMDDD from the exons ATGGCGACGGATGAGTGGAGGCATTGCACTGACTGGCTCGTTCGATGTAACATTTTACCCGATGAACACAAAGCTACACAGCCTGATGCAAGTGCATTTGACTTAGCCCAGGCTTTACGAGATGGAGTACTCATATGCCATCTACTGAACAACCTGTCTCCAAATTCTGTGGACGTGAAAGACTTCAGTCAGAGACCTCAGCTGTCACAG TTTCTATGCTTGAAGAATATTCGAATATTTCTGCAGACATGCCAGTCAGTCTTTGGTTTGAGCACAGCAGATTTATTTGACCCATTTGATTTGTTTGAGGTTAAAGATTTCAGAAAG GTTTTAACTACCCTTTCCAAGTTATCAAAGACACCGCTTGCCAGAAGGAAATCCag TGGTTTTCCTCCCGAGCAGACAGCACATCGACCATCACGCAGATTCAATCCTGATGATGAAGAAGACATTTATGGAAATCTCCCAGATTTAGCTCT ACGTCATGACCTTGATGACAATGAAGAAATCTACGATCATGTGTATCAAGAAGATGATGATGAAATTTATGAAGATTTATGTACAAGACGACATAGAAGAGAATCAAGT GTATCTGAGCTTCCACCCCCTGTGACAAAACGTGACTACTGTGTCAAAGAACTCCACGATACAGAGAAAAACTATGTAGACGCATTACGCATGGTTCAGCAA CACTTCATTAAACCTCTGAAAGACATAATCTCATCTGCTGACAGAGAAGTTATATTTGCTCACATAGAA AAGCTACTTGAAATTCACAAAAAATTTCAGTCGGAATTGCAAGAAGCATGTATAAGTGGAAATCCTAAAATTGGTGACGTTTTTGTGAAATATAAGAAAAGCTTGCTTGTGTATGGGAATTATTGTTCTGACATGCCAAAAGCCCAGGAAAGATTGGAGGATGTGATTAAGAAAAACGACCAAATTCGGTGTCAGATTGAG GTTTGTGAAAAGAAAGCAAATGAAGGGAAGTTTAAACTGAGAGATTTGCTTCATGTTCCAATGCAGAGAGTCTTGAAGTACCATTTATTATTGAGA GAGTTGATAAAGCAGTCTGGGAAGCAAGCTGATGATAAAGATACTCTGGAAATGGGTCTGGAAGCCATGATg GACCTGTCCTTGTATGTGAATGAAGTGAAAAGAGACAATGAGACCTTACAACTGATCAATGAAATACAAAACAG CATTGGAGACCTTCAAATG CCTGCTAACACCACATTAAAGGACTATGGCAGACTGCAGAAGGATGGAGAGCTGAAAGTGAAAAACCATACGGACAACAAAATCAGAATAAG ATACATATTTCTCTTTGACAAAGTGATGCTGATGTGCAAGGCTAGG ATGGTGGATCGATTATTCTCG GGGGAATCTTATAGTTTCAAAGAGGCCATCATCCTGGCAGTTTACAAAGTCCATGATCAGCAACCTGCAAACAGAGAGACCCAGCGCAGAGGGGAAAAG TGGAACAGTTCATTTATTATGGCTAAGAAAGATGGTTCAAACGCATTTTCATTCTTTGCCAAAACAGAGGACATGAAGGCTAAATGGATTGATGCAATAAGGCTGGCATT AGAGAATGCTTCACCACCACAAGGGATAAATTATGTGATGCACACATTTGAGGAGCCAACAGAATGCACTGTTTGTGGGAAACTACTAAG GGGTGTGTTTTTCCAGGGTTACAAGTGTACAG ACCCGGGAAGTGACATTTCTGTTCATAAGGAATGCATCGGCAAGCCTCCAAATGCAGGCAACAGTAGAG TTCCGCCCATTCCAGCCAGAGCTATAG GACAGGTCCGAGCACTCTGCGACTACAATGGTAATCCTAACCCAGGAGCTGGAAGGCCCCCACTGTGCTTTCGGAAAGATGATGTGATAAAACTTCTGAACAATGATGCTCAGTGGTGGAAA GGACAGCTAAATGGAGAGGAGGGGTGGTTCCCCTCACAACTAGTGCAAGAGGAAACTCAGAGG ATCCGAAGAAAACCCTCATATTTGGATGtgaaaattaagcctaaaaATGAGAATGGAACACCATGTATTGTATCTCCTCCCCGCCCTCACTCTCCTGCTAACAATATATCATATGTCAATATGGATAGTGATGGAACGTCCAGTCACCTCAAAGGGTATAAATG GTTTGTTGGTCCAATGGATAGGGACACCGCCAATCGCAGGCTCACAAACATGCCAAATGGAACATTCTTAATACGGGTCAGTGAAAATCCAGGAAGGAAGGGCGAGCTCTCTCTGAGTATTCG GTATGATAACCAGGTTCGCCACATCCGAGTGGAGAAGAATACTGAAGGCTTGTTTTATTTAGCCGATACTAAATTCTTTTCTTCTCTTCCT GAATTAGTGGAATTTTATCAAGACAACTCATTGGCAGACAGTTTTCCAGGAGTTGACACTACTCTAAAGTTTCCTTTCAAATCCCAGGCTGGGGGAGGTGCTA ATTCGCGAATTCTGGGCTATGCAGAAGCAGTGTATGATTATGCAGCCACAGCCACATCTCAGCTGTCCTTATGTCGAGGTGACAAAGTGGCCATTCTCAGCAAGACTGGAAGTGACAAGGGCTGGTGGAAGGGAGAGCACTGCGTCACAGGAAAG AATGGTTATTTCCCCTTAGCATATGTAAGAGAAATGGATGACGATTGA
- the LOC125678161 gene encoding proto-oncogene vav-like isoform X5: MATDEWRHCTDWLVRCNILPDEHKATQPDASAFDLAQALRDGVLICHLLNNLSPNSVDVKDFSQRPQLSQFLCLKNIRIFLQTCQSVFGLSTADLFDPFDLFEVKDFRKVLTTLSKLSKTPLARRKSSGFKAPSSRSCDHEYYNSLEDLANGFPPEQTAHRPSRRFNPDDEEDIYGNLPDLALRHDLDDNEEIYDHVYQEDDDEIYEDLCTRRHRRESSVSELPPPVTKRDYCVKELHDTEKNYVDALRMVQQHFIKPLKDIISSADREVIFAHIEKLLEIHKKFQSELQEACISGNPKIGDVFVKYKKSLLVYGNYCSDMPKAQERLEDVIKKNDQIRCQIEVCEKKANEGKFKLRDLLHVPMQRVLKYHLLLRELIKQSGKQADDKDTLEMGLEAMMDLSLYVNEVKRDNETLQLINEIQNSIGDLQMYLPKTPANTTLKDYGRLQKDGELKVKNHTDNKIRIRYIFLFDKVMLMCKARGESYSFKEAIILAVYKVHDQQPANRETQRRGEKWNSSFIMAKKDGSNAFSFFAKTEDMKAKWIDAIRLALENASPPQGINYVMHTFEEPTECTVCGKLLRGVFFQGYKCTDPGSDISVHKECIGKPPNAGNSRVPPIPARAIETVRIIDHHRSLSFGGSGTKSRFESRRTTRIIYERQVRALCDYNGNPNPGAGRPPLCFRKDDVIKLLNNDAQWWKGQLNGEEGWFPSQLVQEETQRIRRKPSYLDVKIKPKNENGTPCIVSPPRPHSPANNISYVNMDSDGTSSHLKGYKWFVGPMDRDTANRRLTNMPNGTFLIRVSENPGRKGELSLSIRYDNQVRHIRVEKNTEGLFYLADTKFFSSLPELVEFYQDNSLADSFPGVDTTLKFPFKSQAGGGANSRILGYAEAVYDYAATATSQLSLCRGDKVAILSKTGSDKGWWKGEHCVTGKNGYFPLAYVREMDDD; this comes from the exons ATGGCGACGGATGAGTGGAGGCATTGCACTGACTGGCTCGTTCGATGTAACATTTTACCCGATGAACACAAAGCTACACAGCCTGATGCAAGTGCATTTGACTTAGCCCAGGCTTTACGAGATGGAGTACTCATATGCCATCTACTGAACAACCTGTCTCCAAATTCTGTGGACGTGAAAGACTTCAGTCAGAGACCTCAGCTGTCACAG TTTCTATGCTTGAAGAATATTCGAATATTTCTGCAGACATGCCAGTCAGTCTTTGGTTTGAGCACAGCAGATTTATTTGACCCATTTGATTTGTTTGAGGTTAAAGATTTCAGAAAG GTTTTAACTACCCTTTCCAAGTTATCAAAGACACCGCTTGCCAGAAGGAAATCCag TGGCTTTAAAGCTCCCTCATCTCGTTCATGTGATCATGAATATTACAATTCTTTAGAAGATTTAGCCAA TGGTTTTCCTCCCGAGCAGACAGCACATCGACCATCACGCAGATTCAATCCTGATGATGAAGAAGACATTTATGGAAATCTCCCAGATTTAGCTCT ACGTCATGACCTTGATGACAATGAAGAAATCTACGATCATGTGTATCAAGAAGATGATGATGAAATTTATGAAGATTTATGTACAAGACGACATAGAAGAGAATCAAGT GTATCTGAGCTTCCACCCCCTGTGACAAAACGTGACTACTGTGTCAAAGAACTCCACGATACAGAGAAAAACTATGTAGACGCATTACGCATGGTTCAGCAA CACTTCATTAAACCTCTGAAAGACATAATCTCATCTGCTGACAGAGAAGTTATATTTGCTCACATAGAA AAGCTACTTGAAATTCACAAAAAATTTCAGTCGGAATTGCAAGAAGCATGTATAAGTGGAAATCCTAAAATTGGTGACGTTTTTGTGAAATATAAGAAAAGCTTGCTTGTGTATGGGAATTATTGTTCTGACATGCCAAAAGCCCAGGAAAGATTGGAGGATGTGATTAAGAAAAACGACCAAATTCGGTGTCAGATTGAG GTTTGTGAAAAGAAAGCAAATGAAGGGAAGTTTAAACTGAGAGATTTGCTTCATGTTCCAATGCAGAGAGTCTTGAAGTACCATTTATTATTGAGA GAGTTGATAAAGCAGTCTGGGAAGCAAGCTGATGATAAAGATACTCTGGAAATGGGTCTGGAAGCCATGATg GACCTGTCCTTGTATGTGAATGAAGTGAAAAGAGACAATGAGACCTTACAACTGATCAATGAAATACAAAACAG CATTGGAGACCTTCAAATG TATCTACCCAAAACA CCTGCTAACACCACATTAAAGGACTATGGCAGACTGCAGAAGGATGGAGAGCTGAAAGTGAAAAACCATACGGACAACAAAATCAGAATAAG ATACATATTTCTCTTTGACAAAGTGATGCTGATGTGCAAGGCTAGG GGGGAATCTTATAGTTTCAAAGAGGCCATCATCCTGGCAGTTTACAAAGTCCATGATCAGCAACCTGCAAACAGAGAGACCCAGCGCAGAGGGGAAAAG TGGAACAGTTCATTTATTATGGCTAAGAAAGATGGTTCAAACGCATTTTCATTCTTTGCCAAAACAGAGGACATGAAGGCTAAATGGATTGATGCAATAAGGCTGGCATT AGAGAATGCTTCACCACCACAAGGGATAAATTATGTGATGCACACATTTGAGGAGCCAACAGAATGCACTGTTTGTGGGAAACTACTAAG GGGTGTGTTTTTCCAGGGTTACAAGTGTACAG ACCCGGGAAGTGACATTTCTGTTCATAAGGAATGCATCGGCAAGCCTCCAAATGCAGGCAACAGTAGAG TTCCGCCCATTCCAGCCAGAGCTATAG AAACAGTAAGGATTATTGACCATCATAGATCGCTATCTTTTGGGGGTAGTGGCACAAAATCACGCTTTGAGAGTAGGAGAACTACTAGAATTATTTATGAAC GACAGGTCCGAGCACTCTGCGACTACAATGGTAATCCTAACCCAGGAGCTGGAAGGCCCCCACTGTGCTTTCGGAAAGATGATGTGATAAAACTTCTGAACAATGATGCTCAGTGGTGGAAA GGACAGCTAAATGGAGAGGAGGGGTGGTTCCCCTCACAACTAGTGCAAGAGGAAACTCAGAGG ATCCGAAGAAAACCCTCATATTTGGATGtgaaaattaagcctaaaaATGAGAATGGAACACCATGTATTGTATCTCCTCCCCGCCCTCACTCTCCTGCTAACAATATATCATATGTCAATATGGATAGTGATGGAACGTCCAGTCACCTCAAAGGGTATAAATG GTTTGTTGGTCCAATGGATAGGGACACCGCCAATCGCAGGCTCACAAACATGCCAAATGGAACATTCTTAATACGGGTCAGTGAAAATCCAGGAAGGAAGGGCGAGCTCTCTCTGAGTATTCG GTATGATAACCAGGTTCGCCACATCCGAGTGGAGAAGAATACTGAAGGCTTGTTTTATTTAGCCGATACTAAATTCTTTTCTTCTCTTCCT GAATTAGTGGAATTTTATCAAGACAACTCATTGGCAGACAGTTTTCCAGGAGTTGACACTACTCTAAAGTTTCCTTTCAAATCCCAGGCTGGGGGAGGTGCTA ATTCGCGAATTCTGGGCTATGCAGAAGCAGTGTATGATTATGCAGCCACAGCCACATCTCAGCTGTCCTTATGTCGAGGTGACAAAGTGGCCATTCTCAGCAAGACTGGAAGTGACAAGGGCTGGTGGAAGGGAGAGCACTGCGTCACAGGAAAG AATGGTTATTTCCCCTTAGCATATGTAAGAGAAATGGATGACGATTGA
- the LOC125678161 gene encoding protein vav-like isoform X21 — protein sequence MATDEWRHCTDWLVRCNILPDEHKATQPDASAFDLAQALRDGVLICHLLNNLSPNSVDVKDFSQRPQLSQFLCLKNIRIFLQTCQSVFGLSTADLFDPFDLFEVKDFRKVLTTLSKLSKTPLARRKSSGFKAPSSRSCDHEYYNSLEDLANGFPPEQTAHRPSRRFNPDDEEDIYGNLPDLALRHDLDDNEEIYDHVYQEDDDEIYEDLCTRRHRRESSVSELPPPVTKRDYCVKELHDTEKNYVDALRMVQQHFIKPLKDIISSADREVIFAHIEKLLEIHKKFQSELQEACISGNPKIGDVFVKYKKSLLVYGNYCSDMPKAQERLEDVIKKNDQIRCQIEVCEKKANEGKFKLRDLLHVPMQRVLKYHLLLRELIKQSGKQADDKDTLEMGLEAMMDLSLYVNEVKRDNETLQLINEIQNSIGDLQMYLPKTPANTTLKDYGRLQKDGELKVKNHTDNKIRIRYIFLFDKVMLMCKARGESYSFKEAIILAVYKVHDQQPANRETQRRGEKWNSSFIMAKKDGSNAFSFFAKTEDMKAKWIDAIRLALENASPPQGINYVMHTFEEPTECTVCGKLLRGVFFQGYKCTDPGSDISVHKECIGKPPNAGNSRVPPIPARAIGQVRALCDYNGNPNPGAGRPPLCFRKDDVIKLLNNDAQWWKGQLNGEEGWFPSQLVQEETQRIRRKPSYLDVKIKPKNENGTPCIVSPPRPHSPANNISYVNMDSDGTSSHLKGYKWFVGPMDRDTANRRLTNMPNGTFLIRVSENPGRKGELSLSIRNNSVQHIKVRKDEEGFFRLSMDKNFKTVKELVEFYQDNSLADSFPGVDTTLKFPFKSQAGGGANSRILGYAEAVYDYAATATSQLSLCRGDKVAILSKTGSDKGWWKGEHCVTGKNGYFPLAYVREMDDD from the exons ATGGCGACGGATGAGTGGAGGCATTGCACTGACTGGCTCGTTCGATGTAACATTTTACCCGATGAACACAAAGCTACACAGCCTGATGCAAGTGCATTTGACTTAGCCCAGGCTTTACGAGATGGAGTACTCATATGCCATCTACTGAACAACCTGTCTCCAAATTCTGTGGACGTGAAAGACTTCAGTCAGAGACCTCAGCTGTCACAG TTTCTATGCTTGAAGAATATTCGAATATTTCTGCAGACATGCCAGTCAGTCTTTGGTTTGAGCACAGCAGATTTATTTGACCCATTTGATTTGTTTGAGGTTAAAGATTTCAGAAAG GTTTTAACTACCCTTTCCAAGTTATCAAAGACACCGCTTGCCAGAAGGAAATCCag TGGCTTTAAAGCTCCCTCATCTCGTTCATGTGATCATGAATATTACAATTCTTTAGAAGATTTAGCCAA TGGTTTTCCTCCCGAGCAGACAGCACATCGACCATCACGCAGATTCAATCCTGATGATGAAGAAGACATTTATGGAAATCTCCCAGATTTAGCTCT ACGTCATGACCTTGATGACAATGAAGAAATCTACGATCATGTGTATCAAGAAGATGATGATGAAATTTATGAAGATTTATGTACAAGACGACATAGAAGAGAATCAAGT GTATCTGAGCTTCCACCCCCTGTGACAAAACGTGACTACTGTGTCAAAGAACTCCACGATACAGAGAAAAACTATGTAGACGCATTACGCATGGTTCAGCAA CACTTCATTAAACCTCTGAAAGACATAATCTCATCTGCTGACAGAGAAGTTATATTTGCTCACATAGAA AAGCTACTTGAAATTCACAAAAAATTTCAGTCGGAATTGCAAGAAGCATGTATAAGTGGAAATCCTAAAATTGGTGACGTTTTTGTGAAATATAAGAAAAGCTTGCTTGTGTATGGGAATTATTGTTCTGACATGCCAAAAGCCCAGGAAAGATTGGAGGATGTGATTAAGAAAAACGACCAAATTCGGTGTCAGATTGAG GTTTGTGAAAAGAAAGCAAATGAAGGGAAGTTTAAACTGAGAGATTTGCTTCATGTTCCAATGCAGAGAGTCTTGAAGTACCATTTATTATTGAGA GAGTTGATAAAGCAGTCTGGGAAGCAAGCTGATGATAAAGATACTCTGGAAATGGGTCTGGAAGCCATGATg GACCTGTCCTTGTATGTGAATGAAGTGAAAAGAGACAATGAGACCTTACAACTGATCAATGAAATACAAAACAG CATTGGAGACCTTCAAATG TATCTACCCAAAACA CCTGCTAACACCACATTAAAGGACTATGGCAGACTGCAGAAGGATGGAGAGCTGAAAGTGAAAAACCATACGGACAACAAAATCAGAATAAG ATACATATTTCTCTTTGACAAAGTGATGCTGATGTGCAAGGCTAGG GGGGAATCTTATAGTTTCAAAGAGGCCATCATCCTGGCAGTTTACAAAGTCCATGATCAGCAACCTGCAAACAGAGAGACCCAGCGCAGAGGGGAAAAG TGGAACAGTTCATTTATTATGGCTAAGAAAGATGGTTCAAACGCATTTTCATTCTTTGCCAAAACAGAGGACATGAAGGCTAAATGGATTGATGCAATAAGGCTGGCATT AGAGAATGCTTCACCACCACAAGGGATAAATTATGTGATGCACACATTTGAGGAGCCAACAGAATGCACTGTTTGTGGGAAACTACTAAG GGGTGTGTTTTTCCAGGGTTACAAGTGTACAG ACCCGGGAAGTGACATTTCTGTTCATAAGGAATGCATCGGCAAGCCTCCAAATGCAGGCAACAGTAGAG TTCCGCCCATTCCAGCCAGAGCTATAG GACAGGTCCGAGCACTCTGCGACTACAATGGTAATCCTAACCCAGGAGCTGGAAGGCCCCCACTGTGCTTTCGGAAAGATGATGTGATAAAACTTCTGAACAATGATGCTCAGTGGTGGAAA GGACAGCTAAATGGAGAGGAGGGGTGGTTCCCCTCACAACTAGTGCAAGAGGAAACTCAGAGG ATCCGAAGAAAACCCTCATATTTGGATGtgaaaattaagcctaaaaATGAGAATGGAACACCATGTATTGTATCTCCTCCCCGCCCTCACTCTCCTGCTAACAATATATCATATGTCAATATGGATAGTGATGGAACGTCCAGTCACCTCAAAGGGTATAAATG GTTTGTTGGTCCAATGGATAGGGACACCGCCAATCGCAGGCTCACAAACATGCCAAATGGAACATTCTTAATACGGGTCAGTGAAAATCCAGGAAGGAAGGGCGAGCTCTCTCTGAGTATTCG AAATAACTCTGTACAGCATATTAAAGTTCGCAAGGATGAAGAAGGATTCTTTAGATTAAGTATGGACAAGAACTTCAAAACAGTGAAG GAATTAGTGGAATTTTATCAAGACAACTCATTGGCAGACAGTTTTCCAGGAGTTGACACTACTCTAAAGTTTCCTTTCAAATCCCAGGCTGGGGGAGGTGCTA ATTCGCGAATTCTGGGCTATGCAGAAGCAGTGTATGATTATGCAGCCACAGCCACATCTCAGCTGTCCTTATGTCGAGGTGACAAAGTGGCCATTCTCAGCAAGACTGGAAGTGACAAGGGCTGGTGGAAGGGAGAGCACTGCGTCACAGGAAAG AATGGTTATTTCCCCTTAGCATATGTAAGAGAAATGGATGACGATTGA
- the LOC125678161 gene encoding proto-oncogene vav-like isoform X33 produces MATDEWRHCTDWLVRCNILPDEHKATQPDASAFDLAQALRDGVLICHLLNNLSPNSVDVKDFSQRPQLSQFLCLKNIRIFLQTCQSVFGLSTADLFDPFDLFEVKDFRKVLTTLSKLSKTPLARRKSSGFKAPSSRSCDHEYYNSLEDLANGFPPEQTAHRPSRRFNPDDEEDIYGNLPDLALRHDLDDNEEIYDHVYQEDDDEIYEDLCTRRHRRESSVSELPPPVTKRDYCVKELHDTEKNYVDALRMVQQHFIKPLKDIISSADREVIFAHIEKLLEIHKKFQSELQEACISGNPKIGDVFVKYKKSLLVYGNYCSDMPKAQERLEDVIKKNDQIRCQIEVCEKKANEGKFKLRDLLHVPMQRVLKYHLLLRELIKQSGKQADDKDTLEMGLEAMMDLSLYVNEVKRDNETLQLINEIQNSIGDLQMYLPKTPANTTLKDYGRLQKDGELKVKNHTDNKIRIRYIFLFDKVMLMCKARGESYSFKEAIILAVYKVHDQQPANRETQRRGEKWNSSFIMAKKDGSNAFSFFAKTEDMKAKWIDAIRLALENASPPQGINYVMHTFEEPTECTVCGKLLRGVFFQGYKCTDPGSDISVHKECIGKPPNAGNSRVPPIPARAIGQVRALCDYNGNPNPGAGRPPLCFRKDDVIKLLNNDAQWWKGQLNGEEGWFPSQLVQEETQRKNKTYEGNAVWFVGPMDRDTANRRLTNMPNGTFLIRVSENPGRKGELSLSIRYDNQVRHIRVEKNTEGLFYLADTKFFSSLPELVEFYQDNSLADSFPGVDTTLKFPFKSQAGGGANSRILGYAEAVYDYAATATSQLSLCRGDKVAILSKTGSDKGWWKGEHCVTGKNGYFPLAYVREMDDD; encoded by the exons ATGGCGACGGATGAGTGGAGGCATTGCACTGACTGGCTCGTTCGATGTAACATTTTACCCGATGAACACAAAGCTACACAGCCTGATGCAAGTGCATTTGACTTAGCCCAGGCTTTACGAGATGGAGTACTCATATGCCATCTACTGAACAACCTGTCTCCAAATTCTGTGGACGTGAAAGACTTCAGTCAGAGACCTCAGCTGTCACAG TTTCTATGCTTGAAGAATATTCGAATATTTCTGCAGACATGCCAGTCAGTCTTTGGTTTGAGCACAGCAGATTTATTTGACCCATTTGATTTGTTTGAGGTTAAAGATTTCAGAAAG GTTTTAACTACCCTTTCCAAGTTATCAAAGACACCGCTTGCCAGAAGGAAATCCag TGGCTTTAAAGCTCCCTCATCTCGTTCATGTGATCATGAATATTACAATTCTTTAGAAGATTTAGCCAA TGGTTTTCCTCCCGAGCAGACAGCACATCGACCATCACGCAGATTCAATCCTGATGATGAAGAAGACATTTATGGAAATCTCCCAGATTTAGCTCT ACGTCATGACCTTGATGACAATGAAGAAATCTACGATCATGTGTATCAAGAAGATGATGATGAAATTTATGAAGATTTATGTACAAGACGACATAGAAGAGAATCAAGT GTATCTGAGCTTCCACCCCCTGTGACAAAACGTGACTACTGTGTCAAAGAACTCCACGATACAGAGAAAAACTATGTAGACGCATTACGCATGGTTCAGCAA CACTTCATTAAACCTCTGAAAGACATAATCTCATCTGCTGACAGAGAAGTTATATTTGCTCACATAGAA AAGCTACTTGAAATTCACAAAAAATTTCAGTCGGAATTGCAAGAAGCATGTATAAGTGGAAATCCTAAAATTGGTGACGTTTTTGTGAAATATAAGAAAAGCTTGCTTGTGTATGGGAATTATTGTTCTGACATGCCAAAAGCCCAGGAAAGATTGGAGGATGTGATTAAGAAAAACGACCAAATTCGGTGTCAGATTGAG GTTTGTGAAAAGAAAGCAAATGAAGGGAAGTTTAAACTGAGAGATTTGCTTCATGTTCCAATGCAGAGAGTCTTGAAGTACCATTTATTATTGAGA GAGTTGATAAAGCAGTCTGGGAAGCAAGCTGATGATAAAGATACTCTGGAAATGGGTCTGGAAGCCATGATg GACCTGTCCTTGTATGTGAATGAAGTGAAAAGAGACAATGAGACCTTACAACTGATCAATGAAATACAAAACAG CATTGGAGACCTTCAAATG TATCTACCCAAAACA CCTGCTAACACCACATTAAAGGACTATGGCAGACTGCAGAAGGATGGAGAGCTGAAAGTGAAAAACCATACGGACAACAAAATCAGAATAAG ATACATATTTCTCTTTGACAAAGTGATGCTGATGTGCAAGGCTAGG GGGGAATCTTATAGTTTCAAAGAGGCCATCATCCTGGCAGTTTACAAAGTCCATGATCAGCAACCTGCAAACAGAGAGACCCAGCGCAGAGGGGAAAAG TGGAACAGTTCATTTATTATGGCTAAGAAAGATGGTTCAAACGCATTTTCATTCTTTGCCAAAACAGAGGACATGAAGGCTAAATGGATTGATGCAATAAGGCTGGCATT AGAGAATGCTTCACCACCACAAGGGATAAATTATGTGATGCACACATTTGAGGAGCCAACAGAATGCACTGTTTGTGGGAAACTACTAAG GGGTGTGTTTTTCCAGGGTTACAAGTGTACAG ACCCGGGAAGTGACATTTCTGTTCATAAGGAATGCATCGGCAAGCCTCCAAATGCAGGCAACAGTAGAG TTCCGCCCATTCCAGCCAGAGCTATAG GACAGGTCCGAGCACTCTGCGACTACAATGGTAATCCTAACCCAGGAGCTGGAAGGCCCCCACTGTGCTTTCGGAAAGATGATGTGATAAAACTTCTGAACAATGATGCTCAGTGGTGGAAA GGACAGCTAAATGGAGAGGAGGGGTGGTTCCCCTCACAACTAGTGCAAGAGGAAACTCAGAGG aaaaataaaacatatgaggGTAATGCAGTATG GTTTGTTGGTCCAATGGATAGGGACACCGCCAATCGCAGGCTCACAAACATGCCAAATGGAACATTCTTAATACGGGTCAGTGAAAATCCAGGAAGGAAGGGCGAGCTCTCTCTGAGTATTCG GTATGATAACCAGGTTCGCCACATCCGAGTGGAGAAGAATACTGAAGGCTTGTTTTATTTAGCCGATACTAAATTCTTTTCTTCTCTTCCT GAATTAGTGGAATTTTATCAAGACAACTCATTGGCAGACAGTTTTCCAGGAGTTGACACTACTCTAAAGTTTCCTTTCAAATCCCAGGCTGGGGGAGGTGCTA ATTCGCGAATTCTGGGCTATGCAGAAGCAGTGTATGATTATGCAGCCACAGCCACATCTCAGCTGTCCTTATGTCGAGGTGACAAAGTGGCCATTCTCAGCAAGACTGGAAGTGACAAGGGCTGGTGGAAGGGAGAGCACTGCGTCACAGGAAAG AATGGTTATTTCCCCTTAGCATATGTAAGAGAAATGGATGACGATTGA